From Achromobacter spanius, a single genomic window includes:
- a CDS encoding dihydrodipicolinate synthase family protein, with product MKTTPVTAQDLQRSVIAVPPLARNADLSLNEAANKALLGHLEAGGVRNVMYGGNANFYNVGVSEYARIVDMLASLAGPDTWILPSVGPDYGKMMDQAAILRSRAFPTAMLLPMSFPYTDAGLADGVRRFTDALGKPAVVYIKSADYLAPETAARLIEEGRLVAFKYAVVRDNPSEDAYLSALLQAVDSRWVVSGIGERPAIVHYREFGLKSFTSGSVCVAPRGSMRLLHLLHEGRFAEAEAVREQYMGLEDCRDGISPIRVLHDAVTLSGVADMGPMLPLLTGISSAERERVAPVARALAAWDRETATA from the coding sequence ATGAAAACCACCCCGGTCACCGCCCAGGATCTGCAGCGCTCGGTCATCGCCGTGCCGCCGCTGGCGCGCAACGCCGATCTGTCGCTGAACGAAGCGGCCAACAAGGCGCTGCTCGGCCACCTGGAAGCGGGCGGCGTGCGCAACGTCATGTATGGCGGCAACGCCAATTTCTACAACGTGGGCGTGAGCGAATATGCACGCATCGTGGACATGCTGGCAAGTCTGGCGGGCCCGGACACGTGGATCCTGCCTTCGGTGGGACCCGACTACGGCAAGATGATGGATCAGGCCGCCATCCTGCGCTCGCGCGCCTTTCCGACCGCGATGCTGCTGCCCATGTCCTTTCCGTACACCGACGCGGGGCTGGCCGACGGCGTGCGCCGTTTCACGGATGCGCTGGGCAAGCCCGCGGTGGTCTACATCAAGTCGGCCGACTACCTGGCCCCGGAAACCGCGGCGCGTCTGATCGAGGAAGGGCGCCTCGTCGCCTTCAAGTACGCCGTCGTGCGCGACAATCCCTCTGAGGATGCCTACCTGTCCGCGCTGCTGCAAGCCGTGGATTCGCGCTGGGTCGTCAGCGGCATCGGCGAGCGCCCGGCCATCGTGCACTACCGTGAATTCGGTTTGAAGAGCTTCACGTCGGGTTCCGTCTGCGTGGCGCCGCGCGGTTCGATGCGCCTGCTGCATCTGCTGCACGAAGGCCGCTTTGCTGAAGCCGAAGCCGTGCGCGAACAGTACATGGGTCTGGAAGATTGCCGCGACGGCATCAGCCCCATCCGCGTGCTGCACGACGCCGTCACGCTCTCGGGCGTGGCGGACATGGGTCCCATGCTGCCCCTCCTGACCGGCATCTCCAGCGCCGAGCGCGAACGCGTGGCGCCCGTGGCGCGCGCGCTGGCCGCCTGGGACCGCGAAACCGCCACGGCGTAA
- a CDS encoding effector protein Tle3 domain-containing protein, with protein MYSPPITGKTRALVAPNAPDAYVQKQQPKPCIVILIHGVNDLAGVYDALETGICTGLNERLDHLFTKRGERSPAALNPAGYTSPKDDDGRAPDPDVAYYRRLAAEGKHGGHSRSVVIPFYWGFREEEGRIQKQTTHGEWLDRFGNRLDKAGSKEGGPFANATTTLPDMFGQGFSGKVAGLPANLMFGSPDHPLFPAPSRRYMVLAAQRLAMLVRIIRAYRHPDGRAGEDDTINVVGHSQGNLITLLANAMLHDEGQRPIDGFVLMSPPYSLEETVFERSELGKAQQTTPARVKTLSNIVRFIVDNAHQRPSLADMADATKDSCIGGLRWTGQQCETSIDGDKVSFAERDNRGSVFLYFSPQDQTVGMANVQGIGWQGVGEHASYYWFFDPDASSATTCSVESQSSSDDGDYRRFDVPALASLGARFFQRIFTIRERDGEGEHVGKPPSYSYKLIGQGAMGIGESTWEGTRLGAGRKAFANADFFVEQTVTIQAPALPALFLPDFVADGTTLGHEGSRGIKPVWMDTDPIDASIAITNGGIDAQTTRVISLPTADLRGSALRRALEEKAADINDPNRNPYLAPKNNEWAADWHRVAHVKPLDGGRYEAVFEESPNEARRRMMDAPAGSNDPISFHSAIPMSAMHSRRAVAYDLAIGQACSIDDEVFYAYLCRLADWRLHWEKRDGAWGGSQDAAASDEPDEAVLECYRSELKGNKELIDETSLYRSDKIPPPDGPLQGGGFLPKRALDADYPSLIAWQNVEDRGQARGLRCGPERNA; from the coding sequence ATGTACTCGCCCCCCATTACCGGAAAGACCCGCGCGCTCGTGGCGCCCAATGCCCCGGATGCCTATGTTCAAAAGCAGCAGCCAAAGCCCTGCATTGTGATCTTGATCCACGGGGTCAACGATTTGGCGGGCGTCTACGACGCGCTGGAAACCGGCATTTGCACCGGCCTGAACGAACGTCTGGACCACCTGTTCACCAAACGCGGCGAGCGCAGCCCGGCTGCGCTGAATCCAGCCGGGTACACGTCACCCAAGGACGATGACGGCAGAGCGCCGGACCCTGATGTGGCGTACTACCGCCGCCTGGCGGCGGAAGGCAAACATGGCGGTCATTCCCGTAGCGTGGTGATTCCCTTTTATTGGGGCTTTCGCGAAGAAGAAGGCCGGATACAGAAACAGACCACCCATGGCGAATGGCTCGACCGCTTCGGCAATCGACTCGACAAGGCCGGGTCCAAGGAAGGCGGTCCCTTTGCCAATGCCACGACGACCTTGCCGGATATGTTTGGCCAGGGATTCTCCGGCAAGGTGGCTGGGTTGCCTGCCAACTTGATGTTTGGATCTCCGGATCACCCGCTTTTTCCCGCGCCGTCCCGGCGTTACATGGTACTGGCGGCGCAGCGGCTGGCCATGCTGGTCCGGATCATTCGCGCCTATCGGCACCCCGATGGTCGCGCGGGCGAAGACGACACCATCAACGTGGTCGGGCACAGCCAGGGTAATCTCATTACGCTGCTGGCCAACGCGATGCTCCACGATGAAGGCCAGCGCCCCATCGATGGCTTTGTCCTGATGAGTCCACCCTACAGTCTGGAGGAGACCGTCTTCGAACGCAGTGAGTTGGGCAAGGCTCAGCAGACGACGCCGGCACGCGTAAAGACGCTGAGCAATATCGTCAGATTCATCGTTGACAACGCCCATCAGAGACCGTCCTTGGCTGACATGGCCGATGCCACCAAGGACAGTTGCATCGGGGGGCTACGCTGGACGGGGCAGCAATGCGAAACCTCGATCGATGGCGACAAGGTGAGCTTCGCCGAGCGGGACAATCGAGGCAGTGTGTTTCTCTATTTCTCGCCGCAAGACCAGACCGTAGGCATGGCCAACGTCCAGGGCATTGGTTGGCAAGGCGTGGGGGAACATGCCAGCTACTACTGGTTCTTTGATCCCGATGCTTCGAGCGCCACGACTTGCTCCGTTGAATCCCAATCGAGTTCGGATGACGGGGACTACCGGCGCTTCGATGTGCCGGCCCTCGCTTCGCTCGGTGCGCGGTTCTTCCAGCGAATCTTCACGATCCGTGAGCGAGATGGCGAAGGGGAGCACGTGGGCAAACCTCCGTCCTATTCCTACAAGCTGATCGGGCAGGGCGCGATGGGGATTGGCGAAAGCACCTGGGAAGGCACCAGACTCGGGGCGGGGCGCAAGGCGTTTGCCAACGCCGACTTCTTCGTTGAACAGACCGTCACCATCCAGGCGCCGGCTTTGCCCGCTCTTTTCCTCCCTGATTTTGTTGCCGACGGCACGACGCTGGGCCACGAAGGTTCCCGGGGGATCAAACCCGTGTGGATGGATACCGACCCCATTGACGCCTCGATTGCCATCACCAACGGCGGCATCGATGCGCAGACCACCCGGGTGATTTCACTGCCTACAGCTGATTTGCGTGGTTCGGCGCTACGGCGCGCACTGGAGGAAAAAGCTGCCGATATCAACGATCCAAACCGTAACCCCTACCTGGCTCCGAAAAACAATGAATGGGCGGCCGATTGGCATCGTGTCGCACACGTTAAGCCGCTGGATGGTGGACGCTACGAGGCGGTTTTTGAAGAGTCGCCCAATGAGGCTCGCCGGCGGATGATGGACGCACCGGCGGGCAGCAATGACCCTATCTCGTTCCACTCGGCGATTCCAATGAGTGCCATGCACAGTCGTCGCGCCGTGGCCTATGACCTGGCCATCGGGCAGGCCTGCAGTATTGATGATGAAGTGTTCTATGCCTATTTGTGCCGCCTGGCGGATTGGCGGCTGCATTGGGAGAAACGAGATGGAGCCTGGGGTGGTTCTCAGGACGCGGCAGCGAGCGATGAACCCGACGAAGCAGTATTGGAATGCTACAGATCAGAATTGAAGGGGAACAAGGAGCTAATTGACGAAACCTCCCTTTATCGGAGTGACAAGATTCCGCCTCCAGATGGTCCTCTCCAAGGAGGTGGCTTTCTGCCGAAGAGGGCCCTTGATGCGGACTATCCCAGCCTGATCGCCTGGCAGAACGTGGAAGATAGGGGCCAAGCTCGCGGTCTACGGTGCGGACCGGAGAGGAACGCATGA
- the radA gene encoding DNA repair protein RadA → MAKTRTVYVCADCGGTTPKWQGKCPHCNAWNTLEETVESSAPAAAAHRYAPLASSSPVRSLSEIEARETPRTPTGLDEFDRVLGGGLVAGAVVLIGGDPGIGKSTLLLQALASLSETTNVLYVTGEESAEQVALRARRLGLQTGNVNLLAEIRLEAIQAAVSEQKPSVAVIDSIQTLYSGELTAAPGSVSQVRECAAQLTRLAKQTGIAIVMIGHVTKDGALAGPRVLEHIVDTVLYFEGDTHSSFRLVRAFKNRFGAVNELGVFAMTDRGLRGVANPSALFLSQHEQQVAGSCVMATQEGTRPLLVEIQALVDSSHAPNPRRLTVGLEGNRLAMLLAVLHRHAGVSTFDQDVFVNAVGGVRITEPAADLPVLLAIMSSLRDRPLPRGLITFGEIGLAGEIRPAPRGQERLREAAKLGFSVALIPKANAPRQPIEGLEIWAVDRLDAALEKLR, encoded by the coding sequence ATGGCAAAAACCCGAACCGTATACGTGTGCGCCGACTGTGGCGGCACCACCCCAAAGTGGCAGGGCAAATGCCCGCATTGCAACGCCTGGAACACGCTTGAAGAAACGGTGGAATCGTCCGCGCCCGCGGCCGCTGCCCACCGTTATGCGCCGCTCGCCTCGTCCAGCCCCGTGCGCAGCCTGTCCGAAATCGAGGCCCGCGAAACCCCGCGCACGCCCACCGGCCTGGACGAATTCGACCGCGTGCTCGGCGGCGGGCTGGTGGCCGGCGCCGTGGTGCTGATCGGCGGCGATCCCGGCATCGGCAAGTCGACGCTGTTGCTGCAGGCGCTGGCCTCGCTGTCCGAGACCACCAACGTGCTGTACGTAACGGGCGAAGAATCCGCCGAACAGGTCGCGCTGCGCGCGCGCCGGCTTGGCTTGCAAACCGGCAACGTCAACCTGCTGGCCGAAATCCGCCTCGAAGCCATCCAGGCCGCGGTGTCGGAACAGAAGCCGTCGGTTGCCGTCATCGACTCGATCCAGACGCTGTACAGCGGCGAACTCACGGCGGCGCCCGGCTCGGTCTCGCAGGTGCGCGAATGCGCCGCGCAGCTCACGCGGCTGGCCAAGCAGACGGGCATCGCAATCGTCATGATCGGCCACGTCACCAAGGACGGCGCGCTGGCTGGACCGCGCGTCCTGGAACACATCGTCGATACCGTGCTGTATTTCGAAGGCGACACGCATTCGTCGTTCCGGTTGGTGCGGGCCTTCAAGAACCGTTTTGGCGCCGTCAACGAGCTGGGCGTATTCGCCATGACTGACCGCGGCCTGCGCGGCGTGGCCAATCCGTCCGCCTTGTTTCTGTCGCAACACGAACAACAGGTTGCGGGCTCGTGCGTCATGGCCACGCAGGAAGGCACGCGCCCCTTGCTGGTCGAAATCCAGGCGCTCGTCGACAGCTCTCACGCGCCCAATCCGCGCCGCCTGACGGTCGGCCTCGAAGGCAACCGCCTTGCCATGTTGCTGGCCGTGCTGCACCGGCATGCGGGCGTGTCCACCTTCGACCAGGACGTCTTCGTCAACGCAGTGGGCGGCGTGCGTATCACCGAACCGGCCGCCGACTTGCCGGTCTTGTTGGCCATCATGTCCTCGCTGCGGGACCGTCCCCTGCCGCGCGGTTTGATCACCTTCGGCGAAATCGGCCTGGCCGGCGAAATCCGTCCCGCCCCGCGCGGACAGGAACGTCTGCGCGAAGCCGCCAAGCTCGGTTTCTCGGTGGCGCTCATCCCCAAGGCCAACGCGCCGCGCCAGCCCATCGAAGGCCTGGAAATCTGGGCGGTGGACCGCTTGGACGCGGCATTGGAAAAGCTGCGCTGA
- a CDS encoding FadR/GntR family transcriptional regulator, giving the protein MARPKASPPSTPHKPDAPLAPAAPVLERGHRVRLADQLYGQIFEQIVSGGLNVGDKLPSENEISERFGVSRPVVREALLRLRADGLITAHQGLGTFVSHQPAPRLKAFNDVQNVSAYLRAQEVRVALEGDAARLAALRRTDEQLGKIAEAHAAFADTLAKGQVSAEADLAFHASIAEASGNDFYLGVLESIHESISGFMRLTLNLTRTGSRQRAQRVVDEHATILDAIREQDGERARVAMQFHLGQARHRLVDRDRD; this is encoded by the coding sequence GTGGCTCGACCCAAGGCATCCCCCCCATCCACGCCGCACAAGCCCGACGCGCCGCTAGCGCCCGCCGCGCCGGTGCTGGAGCGCGGGCATCGGGTGCGGCTGGCGGACCAGCTTTACGGCCAGATCTTCGAACAGATCGTGTCCGGCGGACTGAACGTCGGCGACAAACTGCCGTCCGAAAACGAAATCTCCGAACGCTTCGGCGTGTCGCGGCCCGTCGTGCGCGAAGCCCTGCTGCGCCTGCGCGCCGATGGTCTCATTACCGCGCACCAAGGCTTGGGCACGTTTGTCAGCCACCAGCCCGCGCCGCGCCTCAAAGCCTTCAACGATGTGCAGAATGTCAGCGCCTACTTGCGTGCGCAAGAGGTGCGCGTGGCCTTGGAAGGCGACGCCGCGCGCCTGGCCGCCCTGCGGCGCACCGATGAACAACTGGGCAAGATCGCCGAAGCCCACGCGGCCTTTGCCGACACGCTGGCAAAGGGGCAGGTGTCCGCCGAAGCGGACCTGGCGTTCCATGCCAGCATCGCCGAGGCCAGCGGCAACGACTTCTATCTGGGCGTGCTGGAAAGCATCCATGAGTCCATCAGCGGCTTCATGCGCCTGACGCTCAATCTGACGCGCACCGGCTCACGCCAGCGCGCGCAACGTGTCGTGGACGAGCACGCCACCATCCTGGACGCCATCCGCGAACAGGACGGCGAACGCGCGCGCGTCGCCATGCAATTCCATCTGGGCCAGGCCCGCCACAGGCTGGTCGATCGCGACCGGGACTGA
- a CDS encoding sulfite exporter TauE/SafE family protein → MSLFVIAACLAAGCMIGFMGGVLGIGGGLIAIPALVLLMGMPQQLAQGTALIMVLPTIMMAVRKYNQQTRIDKRVALAGAAGAVLFTWVGAQMALGIDSTLLRQSFAVFLFFIALFYVWQTWRASRPAARHAPPPTRATPVFTPRRASVLGILCGTLGGFFGVGGAVLAVPIITTVFRLPQTTAQALALSMVIPGSMIALITYTWAGQANWIVGAPLAIGSLIFVPIGVRLAYRLPERKLRACFALMLFATVALLAFEG, encoded by the coding sequence GTGAGTCTGTTTGTCATCGCCGCATGCCTGGCCGCCGGCTGCATGATCGGTTTCATGGGTGGCGTGCTGGGCATCGGGGGCGGGCTGATCGCAATCCCCGCCTTGGTCCTGTTGATGGGCATGCCGCAACAGCTTGCGCAGGGCACGGCGCTCATCATGGTCTTGCCGACCATCATGATGGCCGTGCGCAAGTACAACCAGCAGACGCGCATCGACAAGCGCGTCGCGCTGGCGGGCGCGGCGGGCGCAGTGTTGTTTACGTGGGTGGGCGCGCAGATGGCGCTGGGCATCGACTCGACCTTGCTGCGTCAGAGCTTCGCGGTGTTCCTGTTCTTCATTGCGCTGTTCTACGTCTGGCAGACGTGGCGCGCCTCGCGCCCGGCGGCCCGCCACGCGCCGCCGCCTACCCGCGCCACACCCGTCTTCACGCCGCGGCGCGCCAGCGTGCTCGGCATCCTGTGCGGCACGCTGGGCGGGTTCTTCGGCGTGGGCGGCGCGGTGCTGGCCGTGCCCATCATCACAACGGTCTTCCGCCTGCCGCAGACCACCGCGCAAGCCCTCGCGCTCAGCATGGTGATCCCCGGCTCCATGATCGCGCTCATCACCTACACGTGGGCAGGGCAGGCCAACTGGATAGTCGGCGCACCGCTCGCGATCGGCAGCCTCATCTTCGTGCCCATCGGCGTGCGGCTTGCGTACCGGCTTCCTGAACGCAAGCTGAGAGCGTGCTTTGCGCTGATGCTATTTGCGACGGTGGCGTTGCTGGCGTTTGAAGGGTAG
- a CDS encoding type VI lipase adapter Tla3 domain-containing protein, giving the protein MLHQRLETLDIVGVGLSLDVYRQGQAWAQLHKQSADQPNALLVGSALPMDPRDYPVSGSRKDLAWGLRKSNALELALKSFPERWPLPTVVVVRDYNPKMDRPRVPPEEMEVALRIMATAERGDAGLHWHRLRQLDNGVICNTDPEAVIESIFLMFERNPDMPALLVYALDSFNLRAALSSKNIRLNDISPRGERTPQTPTDAVVALVVARPERLAWLREFAKYTKEKSDSIDPAFIGWERSPRQAFKPTTFFPEPITRRGFEQWDHMKVLARLHRPVTVSLHAKDDADVLLKNPERDQAIASGWDQAITALGSTPTRAFFDTGKLSGGIAQLAPALQRVQHPLDLLDSTQSYDLSQRVGDTGAASPFVGLALATMASYLNADSSLVVPWRRTDRATFIGISPPAPGKKPVDDPFGVSLRPRHTAVTDEPSPEFKAWLGQRHIDHQREQERSAPRYRDPAVVAQEQRVLDDLIAGPSGADPLGPKSN; this is encoded by the coding sequence ATGTTGCATCAGCGTCTTGAAACTCTGGATATCGTCGGCGTGGGACTGAGTCTGGATGTCTATCGTCAAGGACAGGCCTGGGCGCAGTTGCATAAGCAAAGCGCCGATCAACCCAATGCGTTGCTCGTCGGTAGCGCCTTGCCGATGGACCCACGCGATTATCCCGTCAGCGGATCGCGGAAGGATCTGGCCTGGGGCCTGCGAAAATCCAATGCGCTGGAACTGGCCCTGAAGAGTTTCCCGGAACGCTGGCCTCTGCCGACCGTGGTGGTCGTACGGGACTACAACCCAAAAATGGACCGGCCTCGTGTACCGCCCGAGGAAATGGAAGTGGCGCTCAGAATAATGGCAACAGCAGAGCGCGGCGATGCAGGCCTGCATTGGCACCGGCTCCGCCAGTTGGACAATGGCGTCATCTGCAATACCGACCCGGAAGCGGTAATCGAATCCATTTTCCTAATGTTCGAGCGCAATCCGGACATGCCGGCCTTGCTGGTGTATGCGCTCGACAGCTTCAACTTGCGGGCGGCGCTGTCCAGCAAGAATATTCGCCTGAACGACATTTCACCGCGTGGCGAGCGCACCCCTCAGACACCCACCGATGCCGTCGTGGCCCTGGTCGTCGCCCGTCCCGAGCGCCTGGCGTGGCTGCGCGAGTTTGCCAAGTACACCAAAGAAAAATCTGACTCTATCGACCCGGCCTTCATCGGCTGGGAACGTTCACCGCGGCAGGCGTTCAAGCCGACAACGTTCTTCCCCGAGCCGATTACGCGCCGTGGCTTTGAACAGTGGGACCACATGAAGGTGTTGGCGCGGTTGCATCGGCCGGTGACGGTTTCGTTGCACGCGAAAGATGACGCCGACGTGCTGCTCAAGAACCCGGAGCGGGACCAGGCGATTGCCAGCGGCTGGGACCAGGCGATTACGGCATTGGGTTCCACGCCAACGCGAGCCTTCTTCGACACGGGCAAACTTTCGGGCGGCATCGCGCAGTTGGCTCCGGCCCTGCAACGGGTGCAGCACCCCCTGGACCTGCTGGACTCAACCCAAAGCTACGACCTTTCCCAACGGGTAGGCGATACAGGCGCCGCATCGCCCTTTGTCGGCCTGGCGCTGGCCACGATGGCGAGCTATCTCAATGCCGACAGTAGTCTGGTGGTGCCTTGGCGCCGCACCGATCGTGCGACCTTCATTGGCATCAGCCCGCCGGCGCCTGGGAAAAAGCCCGTTGACGATCCGTTCGGCGTGTCGCTGAGACCACGACACACCGCAGTTACCGACGAGCCCTCTCCCGAGTTCAAGGCTTGGCTGGGGCAACGGCATATTGACCACCAGCGTGAGCAGGAACGCAGTGCCCCGCGCTATCGAGACCCGGCAGTCGTAGCTCAGGAACAACGCGTTCTTGATGACCTTATTGCGGGCCCTTCCGGCGCCGACCCATTGGGTCCAAAGAGCAACTAG
- a CDS encoding Bug family tripartite tricarboxylate transporter substrate binding protein: MNKLISAVFAAGAVVLGSPAAHAAGYPEKPVTMIVPFVPGGSSDITGRSVTPALAKILGQTFVVENKPGANSAIGAQALARSTPDGYTMMVGSIGTFAINEALYKNLSYNPSKDFTYLTQAVRNPNVLVAATSFPASTVAELVDYAKKNPNRVSYASSGTGSSDHLSAVLFRQRTQSTGVDVPYKGGGAAIADLIGGQVNVSFQNLGAVQNHIKAGKLKALAITGDTRATDLPDVPTLAEAGIKDMVVYSWQGFAVPKGTPQPVVDKLAEALRSALREPQTQKTLQGLGFEVVANTPQQFSDFQQAEVKRWKDVIQKANIQLE; encoded by the coding sequence ATGAACAAACTGATCAGCGCCGTATTCGCGGCGGGCGCCGTTGTGCTTGGGTCGCCGGCGGCCCATGCCGCCGGTTACCCGGAAAAGCCCGTCACCATGATCGTGCCTTTCGTGCCAGGCGGGTCGTCCGACATTACCGGGCGTTCGGTCACGCCGGCGCTGGCCAAGATCCTGGGTCAGACCTTCGTCGTCGAGAACAAGCCGGGCGCGAACAGCGCGATCGGCGCGCAGGCGCTGGCCCGCTCCACCCCCGACGGCTACACCATGATGGTCGGCTCCATCGGCACCTTCGCCATCAACGAAGCCCTGTACAAGAATCTGTCGTACAACCCCAGCAAGGACTTCACCTATCTGACGCAGGCGGTGCGCAATCCCAACGTGCTGGTCGCGGCCACCTCGTTCCCGGCCAGCACCGTGGCCGAGCTGGTCGACTACGCGAAGAAGAATCCGAACCGCGTGTCGTACGCCTCGTCGGGCACGGGATCGTCGGATCACCTGTCGGCCGTGCTGTTCCGGCAGCGCACGCAAAGCACCGGCGTCGACGTGCCGTACAAGGGCGGCGGCGCCGCCATCGCAGACCTGATCGGCGGACAGGTCAACGTGTCCTTCCAGAATCTGGGTGCGGTGCAGAACCACATCAAGGCCGGCAAGCTCAAGGCGCTGGCCATCACGGGCGACACGCGCGCGACGGACCTGCCCGATGTGCCGACGCTGGCCGAGGCCGGCATCAAGGACATGGTCGTGTATTCCTGGCAGGGCTTTGCCGTGCCCAAGGGCACGCCGCAGCCGGTCGTCGACAAGCTGGCCGAAGCCCTGCGCTCCGCGCTGCGCGAACCGCAGACGCAAAAGACGCTGCAAGGCCTGGGCTTCGAAGTGGTCGCCAACACGCCGCAGCAGTTTTCCGACTTCCAGCAGGCCGAGGTCAAGCGCTGGAAGGACGTGATCCAGAAAGCCAACATCCAGCTGGAGTAA
- a CDS encoding Bug family tripartite tricarboxylate transporter substrate binding protein — MHAAPVRGRFLAAALLTATAFALPASPAFADYPEREVKIIVPFPAGGTADIAARVVAAELGKSWNKPVVVDNKAGAGGNVGSAEAARATPDGYTFLMGTVSTHAINQSVYAKLPYDPVKDFVPVTLVIPVPNILEVNPKFADKHGIRNVADLIKYLKANPDSVNMASTGNGTSTHLSGELFQSMTGTRMTHVPYKGSSPALTDVMAGQADLIFDNLPSSMGFIKAGKLRPLAVTTANRSPALPDVPTMAEAGVKGYEASSWFGLLAPAGTPPAIVEKVQRDVAAALQQEPVRAQLQAQGATPSGNTPAQFKQFMAQETVKWADVVKKSGAKVD, encoded by the coding sequence ATGCATGCAGCCCCTGTGCGAGGCCGGTTTCTTGCGGCCGCCCTGCTGACGGCCACCGCCTTTGCCCTGCCGGCCTCGCCGGCCTTCGCGGACTACCCCGAACGCGAAGTCAAGATCATCGTGCCCTTCCCCGCCGGCGGCACCGCCGACATCGCCGCTCGCGTGGTGGCGGCGGAATTGGGCAAGAGTTGGAACAAGCCCGTAGTCGTGGACAACAAGGCGGGCGCCGGCGGCAACGTCGGCTCGGCCGAAGCCGCGCGCGCCACCCCCGACGGCTACACCTTCCTGATGGGCACGGTCAGCACCCACGCCATCAATCAATCCGTGTACGCCAAGCTGCCGTATGACCCGGTCAAGGACTTCGTGCCGGTGACGCTGGTGATCCCGGTGCCCAACATCCTCGAGGTCAACCCCAAGTTCGCCGACAAGCACGGCATCCGCAACGTGGCGGACCTGATCAAATACCTGAAGGCCAACCCCGACAGCGTCAACATGGCATCCACCGGCAACGGCACTTCCACGCACCTGTCGGGCGAACTCTTCCAGAGCATGACCGGCACGCGCATGACGCACGTTCCCTACAAGGGAAGCAGCCCCGCGCTCACCGACGTGATGGCCGGACAGGCGGATCTGATCTTCGACAATCTTCCTTCTTCCATGGGCTTCATCAAGGCCGGCAAGCTACGCCCGCTGGCCGTGACGACTGCCAACCGCTCGCCCGCCTTGCCCGACGTACCCACGATGGCCGAAGCCGGCGTGAAGGGCTATGAGGCATCGAGCTGGTTCGGCCTGCTGGCCCCGGCCGGCACGCCGCCCGCCATCGTCGAAAAGGTCCAGCGCGACGTGGCGGCAGCCTTGCAGCAGGAGCCCGTGCGCGCACAGCTCCAGGCGCAAGGCGCGACGCCGTCCGGCAACACGCCCGCCCAGTTCAAGCAGTTCATGGCCCAGGAAACCGTCAAGTGGGCCGACGTTGTGAAGAAATCCGGCGCCAAGGTCGACTGA
- a CDS encoding 2-hydroxyacid dehydrogenase, which translates to MTTKQRIIQVGSLAGSPSANKRLADGYDVIELWKYPDRKAALAEHGKGVTAVVTSANFGANAELINALPDLKAICSWGVGYETIDVDAARKRGVLVSNTPDVLTDCVADLAWGLLIAGARRMGQGERFVRAGQWGQVHGSIPLGLRVSGKKLGIVGLGRIGEAIAKRGTGFDMDVRYHNRRKRDDVDFGYEASLTDLAKWADFLIVATVGGPSTRHLVNREVLEALGPKGIIVNIARGPVIDEAALVTALEDGKLGCAALDVFEHEPKVPEALIKSDKAVLLPHIGSATEETRLAMENMMLENLQSFFETGRVITPVE; encoded by the coding sequence ATGACCACCAAGCAACGCATCATCCAGGTCGGCTCGCTGGCCGGCTCTCCCTCCGCCAACAAGCGCCTGGCCGACGGCTATGACGTCATCGAATTGTGGAAGTATCCGGATCGCAAAGCCGCGCTGGCCGAACACGGCAAGGGCGTCACCGCCGTCGTCACGTCCGCGAATTTTGGCGCCAACGCCGAGCTCATCAACGCGCTGCCGGACCTGAAGGCCATCTGCAGCTGGGGCGTGGGCTACGAGACGATCGATGTCGACGCCGCGCGCAAGCGTGGCGTGCTGGTCAGCAATACACCGGACGTGCTGACGGATTGCGTGGCTGATCTGGCCTGGGGCCTGCTGATCGCCGGCGCGCGCCGCATGGGCCAGGGCGAACGCTTCGTGCGTGCCGGCCAATGGGGCCAGGTGCACGGCAGCATCCCGCTGGGGCTGCGGGTCAGCGGCAAGAAGCTGGGCATCGTGGGCCTGGGCCGTATCGGCGAAGCCATCGCCAAGCGCGGCACGGGCTTCGACATGGACGTGCGCTATCACAACCGTAGAAAGCGCGACGACGTCGACTTCGGCTACGAGGCCTCGTTGACGGACCTGGCCAAGTGGGCCGATTTCCTGATCGTGGCGACCGTCGGCGGGCCGAGCACGCGCCATCTGGTAAACCGCGAAGTGCTTGAGGCGCTGGGCCCCAAGGGCATCATCGTCAACATCGCACGCGGTCCGGTCATCGACGAAGCCGCACTGGTTACCGCGCTTGAGGACGGCAAGCTGGGCTGCGCCGCGCTCGATGTGTTCGAGCACGAGCCCAAGGTGCCGGAAGCGCTGATCAAGAGCGACAAGGCCGTGCTGCTGCCGCACATCGGCAGCGCCACCGAGGAAACGCGCCTGGCGATGGAAAACATGATGCTGGAGAACCTGCAATCGTTCTTCGAAACCGGCCGCGTGATCACGCCGGTGGAATAA